A genomic region of Magnolia sinica isolate HGM2019 chromosome 6, MsV1, whole genome shotgun sequence contains the following coding sequences:
- the LOC131249386 gene encoding protein IQ-DOMAIN 19 isoform X1 gives MGKTGKWIRSLLTGKKEREKDKKEKDQKGSQPSPFPTDNHPSPTPTTTPTPKEKRRWSFRRSAATKDVNSPDPTAGTATPIHSIEESENEHKKHAMVVAAATVAAADAAVAAAQAAAAMIRRTTAANGRSSAIEEAAAIKIQSVFRSYLARKALCALKGLVKLQALVRGHLVRKQATTTLRCMHALVTAQARARAQRVRITGEAQPIPQRQSIHRRSPQDNRFRQPYVDRGMEENIKIVEMDLGEVRGNSKGRNSYSTTHAERADPRFSIQYAEHCPYSKLEQQLQISPAPSALTDLTPRACSGHFDEYSFTTTQSSPQFFSAVSKPDPTKTPFSFPQQEYAESISHDYPFFPNYMANTESSRAKVRSQSAPKQRPDSIERQPSRRRPSMEGRNIPRSVRMQRSSSHVGMTPNGYQFPWSIKLDRSTMSLKDSECGSSSTVLTNTNYCRSLVAYEVHGNGY, from the exons AATCACCCATCGCCGACTCCAACTACAACTCCAACCCCAAAAGAAAAGCGCAGATGGAGCTTCCGGCGATCAGCTGCCACCAAGGATGTGAATTCACCTGACCCAACTGCCGGTACTGCCACTCCAATCCATTCGATTGAGGAATCTGAGAATGAGCACAAGAAGCATGCCATGGTGGTGGCGGCAGCCACCGTTGCTGCTGCCGACGCAGCCGTGGCAGCTGCGCAGGCAGCTGCAGCCATGATTCGCAGAACCACTGCTGCCAATGGGAGGAGCAGTGCTATTGAAGAAGCTGCTGCTATCAAGATTCAGTCTGTCTTTCGTTCTTATCTG GCGAGGAAAGCATTATGCGCATTGAAAGGATTAGTGAAACTGCAGGCATTGGTAAGAGGTCACCTGGTGAGGAAACAGGCAACCACAACCCTCCGGTGTATGCATGCACTGGTGACGGCCCAGGCCAGAGCTCGTGCTCAGAGGGTCCGGATAACCGGGGAAGCACAGCCTATCCCACAGAGGCAATCCATTCACCGGAGATCACCACAAGACAATCGATTCCGACAACCATAC GTGGATCGAGGCATGGAAGAGAACATTAAGATTGTGGAGATGGATCTTGGAGAAGTGAGAGGCAATTCAAAGGGCAGGAACAGCTACTCAACCACACATGCTGAAAGAGCAGATCCCAGATTCTCAATACAATATGCCGAACACTGTCCATATTCAAAACTGGAACAACAACTCCAGATTTCACCTGCACCATCTGCATTGACCGATCTGACCCCAAGAGCCTGTAGTGGACATTTTGATGAGTACTCATTCACCACGACACAGAGCAGCCCCCAGTTCTTCTCAGCTGTGTCCAAACCCGATCCAACTAAAACTCCTTTCAGTTTTCCTCAACAAGAATATGCAGAATCTATTTCGCATGACTACCCCTTCTTTCCAAATTACATGGCCAACACGGAGTCTTCACGAGCTAAAGTCCGATCACAGAGCGCACCAAAGCAACGGCCAGATTCAATCGAAAGGCAACCAAGCAGGCGGAGGCCATCAATGGAAGGAAGGAACATCCCTCGAAGTGTTAGAATGCAGCGATCATCTTCACATGTGGGTATGACTCCTAATGGGTACCAATTCCCATGGTCAATCAAGCTCGATAGATCAACAATGTCACTCAAGGACAGCGAATGTGGTTCATCCAGTACTGTGCTCACAAACACCAACTACTGCAGATCTCTGGTTGCATATGAG GTGCATGGGAATGGGTACTAA
- the LOC131249386 gene encoding protein IQ-DOMAIN 19 isoform X2 has protein sequence MGKTGKWIRSLLTGKKEREKDKKEKDQKGSQPSPFPTDNHPSPTPTTTPTPKEKRRWSFRRSAATKDVNSPDPTAGTATPIHSIEESENEHKKHAMVVAAATVAAADAAVAAAQAAAAMIRRTTAANGRSSAIEEAAAIKIQSVFRSYLARKALCALKGLVKLQALVRGHLVRKQATTTLRCMHALVTAQARARAQRVRITGEAQPIPQRQSIHRRSPQDNRFRQPYVDRGMEENIKIVEMDLGEVRGNSKGRNSYSTTHAERADPRFSIQYAEHCPYSKLEQQLQISPAPSALTDLTPRACSGHFDEYSFTTTQSSPQFFSAVSKPDPTKTPFSFPQQEYAESISHDYPFFPNYMANTESSRAKVRSQSAPKQRPDSIERQPSRRRPSMEGRNIPRSVRMQRSSSHVGMTPNGYQFPWSIKLDRSTMSLKDSECGSSSTVLTNTNYCRSLVAYEEQF, from the exons AATCACCCATCGCCGACTCCAACTACAACTCCAACCCCAAAAGAAAAGCGCAGATGGAGCTTCCGGCGATCAGCTGCCACCAAGGATGTGAATTCACCTGACCCAACTGCCGGTACTGCCACTCCAATCCATTCGATTGAGGAATCTGAGAATGAGCACAAGAAGCATGCCATGGTGGTGGCGGCAGCCACCGTTGCTGCTGCCGACGCAGCCGTGGCAGCTGCGCAGGCAGCTGCAGCCATGATTCGCAGAACCACTGCTGCCAATGGGAGGAGCAGTGCTATTGAAGAAGCTGCTGCTATCAAGATTCAGTCTGTCTTTCGTTCTTATCTG GCGAGGAAAGCATTATGCGCATTGAAAGGATTAGTGAAACTGCAGGCATTGGTAAGAGGTCACCTGGTGAGGAAACAGGCAACCACAACCCTCCGGTGTATGCATGCACTGGTGACGGCCCAGGCCAGAGCTCGTGCTCAGAGGGTCCGGATAACCGGGGAAGCACAGCCTATCCCACAGAGGCAATCCATTCACCGGAGATCACCACAAGACAATCGATTCCGACAACCATAC GTGGATCGAGGCATGGAAGAGAACATTAAGATTGTGGAGATGGATCTTGGAGAAGTGAGAGGCAATTCAAAGGGCAGGAACAGCTACTCAACCACACATGCTGAAAGAGCAGATCCCAGATTCTCAATACAATATGCCGAACACTGTCCATATTCAAAACTGGAACAACAACTCCAGATTTCACCTGCACCATCTGCATTGACCGATCTGACCCCAAGAGCCTGTAGTGGACATTTTGATGAGTACTCATTCACCACGACACAGAGCAGCCCCCAGTTCTTCTCAGCTGTGTCCAAACCCGATCCAACTAAAACTCCTTTCAGTTTTCCTCAACAAGAATATGCAGAATCTATTTCGCATGACTACCCCTTCTTTCCAAATTACATGGCCAACACGGAGTCTTCACGAGCTAAAGTCCGATCACAGAGCGCACCAAAGCAACGGCCAGATTCAATCGAAAGGCAACCAAGCAGGCGGAGGCCATCAATGGAAGGAAGGAACATCCCTCGAAGTGTTAGAATGCAGCGATCATCTTCACATGTGGGTATGACTCCTAATGGGTACCAATTCCCATGGTCAATCAAGCTCGATAGATCAACAATGTCACTCAAGGACAGCGAATGTGGTTCATCCAGTACTGTGCTCACAAACACCAACTACTGCAGATCTCTGGTTGCATATGAG GAGCAGTTCTAA